One Nocardia iowensis DNA window includes the following coding sequences:
- a CDS encoding TfoX/Sxy family protein yields the protein MAYDEELADRIRILIPPGPELSERKMFGGLAFLIGGNMAVAASAQGGLLVRIDPAENDKLLEFEFVEPMVMGGRDMVGWVHVTGDAADDDTVLREWVERGVSYARSLPPKKKKK from the coding sequence ATGGCATATGACGAAGAACTGGCCGACCGCATCCGGATACTGATCCCGCCTGGCCCGGAACTGTCGGAGCGGAAAATGTTCGGCGGTCTGGCGTTTCTGATCGGCGGGAACATGGCGGTCGCGGCCAGCGCGCAGGGCGGACTGCTGGTTCGGATCGACCCGGCGGAGAACGACAAGCTGCTCGAGTTCGAGTTCGTTGAGCCCATGGTGATGGGCGGCCGGGACATGGTCGGTTGGGTGCACGTCACCGGCGATGCGGCCGACGACGACACGGTGCTGCGGGAGTGGGTCGAGCGCGGTGTCAGCTACGCGCGGTCGCTGCCGCCGAAAAAGAAGAAGAAGTAA
- a CDS encoding amino acid adenylation domain-containing protein, whose product MLTGADDAVPREAMSLERTDATAQSMYPLSTAQLRWWVAQQLQPAVPITVAMYLDLSGPLDVGLMLRCARRAARELQSPHLRFRVVDGYPRQYVDTAAELPIRLADLTNHADPIAAAQEQMERDYSSPLDPLTDDLTVATVFQVAPDHHLLYLRSHHIVLDGVGAAAVLRRTGELYRSEVLAGHGLSATNGHPSGGNGSGPSAGGGTPGRVAPESGSGHRRATARVLWRSASQVGDSESCGMPAGSTRTITDVGGPVNNAVAEPNSVPTARVAPPKEVRPLTVPELLDEERKYQDSARASTDRDYWRDQLATLGEPIGLAGRPAAPEPRPHRVTATMDAATAELLAAARARHGATFPELAITAFACYLARMTGSAEVTLTMPVTARPTAALRRSAGSMSNVVPLRLTGLDTGTVGGVIAQVRSTVIGALRHQRYRYEDMQRDRGQHHVVRGGFGPVVNVLGFTEPFGLGSLTGQVRLLSLGPVEDLLVNGYQAGPDERSISIDFHANPARYRYDLVAWQHRVFLDYFAHFLAAESDCPIPALDLALPAPMAADPAGPVRVLPDLLRAGLVPDAVAVQDGARTMTYRELDDTSSKWARQLMAGGARPGEFVAIAIPRSLESVLALWAVAKSGACFVPVDPADPADRIATVIADSGARQGITVVAVRDGLPCDTGYAARQDGDTDESVGGCGTHWLVLDDPRAIAETERLAGTPIADDERPRSLRPDHPAYLIYTSGTTGTPKGVLVTHRGLGSLTDYITEHYGVGRDSVVLHAHAPSFDAHLLELLACFAAGARLAVEPPSVIAGGALARLIADSGGTHFLTTPAVLATLSPTDLPGLRAVVVGGETCPAELVREWAPHVRLFNGYGPTETTVMATQTGPMTPGEPVTIGAALPGVLAVVFDSRLTRVPPGARGELYLGGIGVADGYLRNPAGTAVRFVADPFGIGQRLYRTGDLVSAGPDGAFEFLGRVDGQVEVRGRRIEPAEIETALLAGPEIAHAVVTVADAGRPEARLVGYVVAAEGSPFDSAATVRRLRDTLPAALVPSALIELDRLPVSGNGKVDRAALPTPVATPRPYRAPETTTQRLVAEHMGRATGQHRVGLDDDFFEIGGNSLLGVAVSAELAAATEVPVTVRWLYTTPTVEALADRITGYDGVDAASDDALGVLLTLRGKGTRPPLFCVHSAVPLAWCYAGLARYVTDRPVYGLQAPTLTGPVRAISTIDELADSYVDAMLRVQPEGPYHLLGWSLGGQIAHAIAVRLRDRGASVAALAMLDSVVFPDGADPPPVPRMRDLLTHLLGDEPADADAAPELTAAEAAAELARAGASFGTGLSETQLERLHRGYVDGVALSHGYRPGVFDGDLLYFSATRGPTELFGADIWRPFVTGDLIEHPVEATHAQLTNAAVVEVIGPILARHLERVAVPVAARSAP is encoded by the coding sequence GTGTTGACCGGAGCCGACGACGCCGTGCCACGCGAGGCCATGTCCCTCGAACGCACGGACGCCACGGCACAGTCGATGTACCCACTATCGACGGCGCAGCTGCGCTGGTGGGTGGCGCAGCAATTGCAGCCGGCGGTGCCGATCACGGTGGCGATGTATCTGGATCTGTCCGGCCCCCTCGATGTCGGCTTGATGTTGCGGTGCGCCCGCCGCGCGGCCCGCGAACTTCAATCGCCACACCTGCGCTTCCGCGTCGTCGACGGCTACCCGCGGCAGTACGTCGACACCGCGGCGGAGCTGCCGATTCGGCTCGCGGATCTGACCAACCACGCCGACCCGATCGCCGCGGCGCAGGAGCAGATGGAACGGGACTACAGTTCGCCGCTGGACCCGCTCACCGACGATCTCACGGTCGCGACGGTGTTCCAGGTGGCGCCGGATCATCACCTGCTGTATCTGCGCAGCCACCACATCGTCCTCGACGGGGTGGGCGCGGCGGCGGTGCTGCGGCGCACGGGCGAGCTCTACCGCTCGGAAGTCCTTGCGGGGCACGGGCTGAGTGCCACCAACGGTCATCCTTCCGGCGGGAACGGATCGGGCCCTTCGGCCGGTGGCGGTACGCCTGGGCGAGTTGCCCCCGAGTCGGGCAGTGGTCATCGACGGGCGACCGCGCGGGTGCTGTGGCGCTCGGCGAGCCAGGTCGGCGACAGCGAATCGTGCGGTATGCCAGCGGGTTCCACCCGCACCATCACCGATGTCGGTGGACCGGTGAACAACGCCGTCGCCGAGCCGAATTCGGTGCCAACGGCGCGTGTGGCGCCGCCGAAGGAGGTTCGCCCGCTGACGGTGCCGGAGCTGCTGGACGAGGAACGCAAATACCAGGATTCGGCCCGCGCCTCGACCGACCGGGACTATTGGCGCGACCAACTCGCCACGCTCGGCGAACCGATAGGCCTGGCCGGGCGGCCCGCCGCACCGGAGCCGCGCCCACACCGGGTGACCGCGACGATGGACGCCGCGACGGCGGAACTGCTCGCCGCCGCCCGCGCCCGGCACGGCGCCACCTTCCCGGAACTGGCCATCACGGCCTTCGCCTGCTACCTGGCTCGGATGACGGGCAGCGCCGAAGTCACGCTCACCATGCCGGTGACCGCACGTCCCACCGCGGCGCTGCGCCGCTCGGCGGGCTCCATGTCGAATGTGGTGCCGCTGCGGCTGACCGGCCTCGACACCGGCACGGTCGGCGGGGTGATCGCCCAGGTGCGGTCGACGGTGATCGGCGCGCTGCGCCATCAGCGCTACCGGTACGAGGACATGCAGCGCGATCGCGGGCAGCACCACGTGGTGCGCGGCGGATTCGGACCCGTGGTCAACGTGCTCGGGTTCACCGAGCCGTTCGGACTCGGGTCGCTGACCGGACAGGTGCGCCTGCTCTCCCTGGGCCCGGTCGAGGACCTGCTGGTCAACGGCTATCAGGCCGGTCCGGACGAGCGCTCGATCAGCATCGACTTCCACGCCAATCCGGCCCGCTACCGCTACGACCTGGTCGCCTGGCAGCATCGCGTGTTCCTCGACTACTTCGCCCACTTCCTTGCCGCCGAATCCGATTGCCCGATACCGGCTTTGGATCTCGCGCTGCCCGCCCCGATGGCAGCTGATCCGGCAGGTCCGGTCCGGGTATTGCCCGACCTGCTACGCGCCGGTCTCGTGCCGGACGCCGTCGCGGTACAGGACGGCGCCCGGACGATGACCTACCGCGAGCTGGACGACACATCGTCCAAATGGGCCCGCCAACTCATGGCGGGCGGTGCCAGGCCCGGCGAGTTCGTCGCGATCGCCATCCCGCGATCGCTGGAGTCGGTGCTCGCGCTGTGGGCGGTGGCGAAATCCGGCGCCTGTTTCGTGCCGGTCGACCCCGCCGACCCCGCCGACCGGATCGCCACCGTTATCGCGGATTCCGGAGCGCGCCAGGGGATTACCGTGGTGGCCGTGCGGGACGGCCTGCCGTGTGACACCGGATACGCGGCACGGCAGGACGGCGATACCGACGAGAGCGTGGGTGGATGTGGCACGCACTGGCTGGTCCTCGACGATCCGCGGGCGATAGCGGAGACCGAGCGCCTGGCGGGCACGCCGATCGCCGATGACGAACGGCCGCGGTCACTGCGGCCGGACCACCCGGCGTACCTCATCTACACCTCGGGCACCACCGGGACGCCGAAAGGCGTGCTGGTCACCCATCGCGGACTCGGGTCGCTGACCGACTACATCACCGAACACTACGGTGTCGGCCGGGATTCGGTCGTCCTGCACGCGCACGCGCCCTCGTTCGACGCGCACCTGCTCGAACTCCTCGCCTGCTTCGCGGCCGGTGCGCGACTGGCCGTGGAACCGCCGTCGGTGATCGCGGGCGGGGCGCTGGCGCGACTGATCGCGGACAGCGGCGGCACCCACTTCCTCACGACGCCAGCGGTTCTCGCCACGTTGTCGCCGACCGACCTGCCCGGACTGCGAGCCGTCGTGGTCGGCGGCGAGACGTGTCCGGCGGAACTGGTCCGCGAGTGGGCGCCACACGTCCGGCTGTTCAACGGATACGGGCCGACCGAAACCACCGTCATGGCAACGCAAACCGGACCCATGACGCCCGGCGAACCGGTGACCATCGGCGCGGCGCTGCCGGGAGTGCTCGCGGTGGTGTTCGATTCGCGGCTGACGCGGGTGCCGCCGGGTGCCAGAGGCGAGCTGTACCTGGGTGGCATCGGTGTCGCCGACGGGTATCTGCGTAACCCGGCAGGCACCGCAGTACGGTTCGTCGCCGACCCGTTCGGCATCGGGCAACGGCTCTACCGCACCGGCGATCTGGTCAGCGCGGGCCCCGACGGCGCGTTCGAATTCCTCGGGCGGGTGGACGGCCAGGTCGAGGTGCGCGGGCGGCGGATCGAACCGGCCGAGATCGAGACGGCGCTGCTCGCGGGACCGGAGATCGCGCACGCGGTGGTGACCGTCGCCGATGCCGGGCGGCCGGAAGCGCGACTGGTCGGCTACGTGGTTGCGGCCGAGGGAAGTCCGTTCGACTCCGCCGCGACAGTGCGCAGACTGCGCGACACGCTGCCCGCGGCGCTTGTCCCGTCGGCGCTGATCGAACTCGACCGACTGCCGGTGTCGGGCAACGGCAAAGTCGACCGCGCCGCCTTGCCGACACCGGTGGCGACGCCGCGCCCCTACCGCGCTCCGGAGACAACGACACAGCGGCTGGTCGCCGAGCACATGGGCCGGGCGACCGGGCAGCACCGGGTCGGCTTGGACGACGACTTCTTCGAGATCGGCGGGAATTCCCTGCTCGGCGTGGCGGTCTCGGCCGAGCTGGCGGCCGCGACCGAGGTCCCGGTGACGGTGCGCTGGCTCTACACCACGCCGACGGTCGAGGCACTCGCCGATCGCATCACCGGCTACGACGGTGTCGATGCCGCGAGCGACGACGCCCTCGGTGTGCTACTCACCTTGCGCGGCAAGGGAACTCGGCCGCCGCTGTTCTGCGTGCACTCCGCGGTCCCGCTCGCCTGGTGCTACGCCGGGCTGGCCCGCTACGTCACCGACCGCCCGGTGTACGGGCTCCAAGCACCGACGCTGACCGGTCCCGTCCGCGCCATCAGCACCATCGATGAGCTCGCCGACAGCTACGTCGATGCGATGCTCCGCGTTCAGCCGGAGGGCCCGTATCACCTGCTCGGCTGGTCGCTGGGTGGCCAGATCGCGCATGCCATCGCCGTGCGGCTACGTGACCGCGGCGCCTCGGTCGCCGCGCTGGCCATGCTGGACAGCGTCGTCTTTCCCGACGGCGCGGATCCGCCGCCGGTGCCGAGGATGCGAGACCTGTTGACGCACTTGCTCGGTGACGAACCGGCGGATGCCGACGCCGCACCCGAGCTGACCGCCGCCGAGGCCGCCGCCGAATTGGCCCGCGCCGGTGCGTCATTCGGCACCGGCCTGTCCGAGACGCAGCTCGAGCGACTGCACCGTGGCTACGTGGACGGTGTCGCCCTCTCGCACGGCTACCGCCCTGGCGTCTTCGACGGTGACCTACTCTACTTTTCGGCCACCCGTGGTCCGACCGAACTGTTCGGCGCCGACATCTGGCGCCCGTTCGTCACCGGCGACCTCATCGAGCACCCGGTAGAGGCGACCCACGCCCAGCTCACCAACGCGGCCGTGGTCGAGGTGATCGGCCCGATCCTGGCCCGTCATCTCGAGCGCGTCGCCGTACCCGTCGCGGCGCGGAGCGCGCCGTGA
- a CDS encoding sirohydrochlorin chelatase has product MSAPALVLVAHGTRSTRGVQMIAALAEAVSRELGVAVSGRDAESPLMPPTPAVRTAFVDVLGPSPAEVLRDLRGAAGESVPAVVVPAFLASGYHVYQDVPREVADSGHPAVAVTPAMGPDPALARIITMRLRTAGWRPGDAVVFAAAGSSDSRARQDVRRAAAMLAERLDAPVRLGYIATGAPRVPEIVAALRDSGSERVFIASYLLAHGLFQQRLHEAGADGVAEPIGVHPAVVRLIADRYRAAARDWVSTAS; this is encoded by the coding sequence GTGAGCGCCCCCGCTCTGGTGCTGGTGGCGCACGGCACCAGAAGCACCCGTGGCGTCCAGATGATCGCCGCGCTGGCCGAGGCGGTGTCCAGGGAGCTCGGCGTCGCGGTTTCGGGGCGCGACGCCGAGTCTCCGCTGATGCCACCCACGCCTGCCGTTCGGACCGCTTTCGTCGACGTGCTCGGACCCTCACCCGCCGAGGTGCTGCGCGATCTGCGCGGTGCGGCGGGGGAATCCGTTCCCGCCGTGGTCGTTCCGGCCTTCCTCGCCTCCGGCTACCACGTGTACCAGGATGTTCCCCGCGAAGTGGCCGACAGCGGCCATCCCGCCGTAGCGGTCACCCCGGCCATGGGCCCGGACCCGGCACTGGCCAGGATCATAACCATGCGCCTGCGCACCGCGGGCTGGCGTCCCGGCGACGCGGTCGTCTTCGCCGCGGCCGGGTCCTCCGATTCCCGTGCCCGCCAAGACGTCCGCCGCGCCGCCGCCATGCTCGCCGAACGCCTCGACGCCCCGGTCCGCCTCGGCTACATCGCCACCGGCGCACCCCGAGTTCCGGAAATCGTTGCCGCACTCCGTGACTCCGGCTCCGAGCGGGTGTTCATCGCGTCCTACCTGCTGGCGCACGGCCTGTTCCAGCAGCGGCTGCACGAAGCCGGAGCCGACGGCGTCGCCGAGCCCATCGGCGTCCATCCCGCCGTGGTCCGGCTGATCGCCGACCGCTACCGCGCCGCCGCGCGGGACTGGGTTTCTACCGCGTCCTGA
- a CDS encoding alpha/beta hydrolase — translation MRRLMRCLVPVLAVVAAIVPAGPAAADPDSRILDVRPLDGRQLEVVVHSAAMNKPITLWLSHPGAGAPALYLLNAVDGGEDGGPWTRRTDVAEFFADKNVNVIVPMGGRASYYTDWLRDDPALGRNQWTTFLTRELPPLLEERFEMTGRNAIAGLSMSATSALNLAIGAPGLYQAVGSYSGCPRTSDSAAQAYVSSQLAVFGANSANMWGGPEHPAWAEHDPMLQAHRLRGIALYVSSGTGSPGEHETLADRGIDGNPARLLDRMLVGGVMETVIGSCTRPFIDRLHELGIPVTANLRPAGTHAWTYWQDDMHLSWPLFADAIGA, via the coding sequence ATGCGCCGGCTGATGCGATGCCTGGTTCCCGTTCTCGCGGTGGTCGCCGCGATCGTCCCGGCCGGTCCGGCCGCCGCCGATCCCGATTCCCGCATCCTGGACGTGCGGCCCCTCGACGGGCGGCAACTGGAGGTCGTCGTGCACTCGGCGGCGATGAACAAGCCGATCACGCTCTGGCTGTCGCATCCCGGTGCCGGTGCGCCCGCGCTGTATCTGCTCAACGCGGTCGACGGCGGCGAGGACGGCGGACCGTGGACGCGCCGCACCGATGTGGCGGAGTTTTTCGCGGACAAGAACGTCAATGTGATCGTGCCGATGGGCGGGCGGGCCAGCTACTACACCGACTGGCTGCGCGACGACCCCGCGCTCGGCCGCAATCAGTGGACGACCTTCCTGACCAGGGAACTGCCGCCGCTGCTGGAAGAGCGGTTCGAGATGACCGGCCGCAATGCCATCGCGGGGCTGTCGATGTCGGCGACCTCGGCATTGAACCTGGCGATCGGCGCGCCCGGCCTTTATCAGGCGGTCGGTTCCTACAGCGGGTGCCCGCGGACCAGCGATTCGGCGGCCCAGGCGTACGTCTCATCGCAACTCGCGGTATTCGGCGCGAATTCCGCGAATATGTGGGGCGGGCCGGAGCACCCGGCCTGGGCCGAGCACGACCCCATGCTGCAGGCGCACCGCCTGCGCGGCATCGCGCTGTACGTGTCATCGGGCACCGGTTCGCCGGGCGAGCACGAAACCCTCGCCGACCGCGGCATCGACGGCAACCCGGCTCGCCTCCTCGACCGCATGCTGGTCGGCGGCGTGATGGAGACGGTCATCGGCAGTTGCACCCGGCCGTTCATCGATCGCCTGCACGAACTGGGCATCCCGGTCACCGCCAACCTGCGCCCGGCGGGCACCCACGCCTGGACCTACTGGCAGGACGATATGCACCTGTCCTGGCCACTGTTCGCCGACGCGATCGGCGCGTGA
- a CDS encoding uroporphyrinogen-III synthase, with protein sequence MTTIDTGGCLAGFTIGITAARRADEFATLLVRRGADIVSAPAIRIIPLADDTELERVTRQLIVEPPQLTVATTGIGFRGWMEAAEGWGIAEELRATLAATRMLARGPKAKGAIRAAELREEWSPASESSAEVLDHLLAEGVEGVRIAVQLHGATTEWEPVPDFCEVLRCAGADVVPVPVYRWMPPEDQGPMDQLIEAIVTANLDCVTFTSAPAVASMLMRAKETGLLEGVLHALRGRVLAACVGPITAAPLEELGVATSMPGRARLGALARHVAEELPRRANRIYAAGHTLSVRGGCVVVDGEVRQLAPAPMALMRSLARQPGRVVSRENLLAALPGGGDDTHAVETAIARLRAGLGAPKAIQTVVKRGYRLALDASECIDNNPRPELSGPQVPGAGAPTRYVQTMGTL encoded by the coding sequence ATGACCACCATCGACACTGGCGGCTGTCTTGCCGGCTTCACCATCGGCATCACGGCGGCCAGACGAGCCGACGAGTTCGCCACCCTGCTCGTCCGGCGCGGTGCCGATATCGTGTCCGCGCCCGCCATCCGCATCATTCCGCTGGCCGACGACACCGAACTGGAGCGGGTGACCCGCCAGCTCATCGTCGAACCGCCGCAGCTCACGGTCGCCACCACCGGCATCGGTTTCCGCGGCTGGATGGAGGCGGCCGAGGGCTGGGGGATCGCCGAGGAACTGCGCGCGACGCTCGCGGCCACCCGGATGCTGGCCCGCGGCCCGAAAGCCAAGGGCGCCATCCGCGCCGCCGAATTGCGCGAGGAATGGTCGCCCGCCTCGGAATCGTCGGCCGAGGTGCTCGACCACCTGCTCGCCGAGGGCGTCGAAGGGGTCCGGATCGCGGTGCAGCTGCACGGCGCCACCACCGAGTGGGAGCCGGTACCCGACTTCTGTGAGGTATTGCGTTGCGCCGGTGCGGATGTCGTGCCGGTGCCGGTGTACCGGTGGATGCCGCCGGAGGATCAGGGTCCGATGGACCAGCTGATCGAGGCCATCGTCACCGCCAACCTGGACTGCGTGACGTTCACCAGCGCACCCGCGGTGGCGTCGATGTTGATGCGCGCCAAGGAAACCGGACTGCTCGAAGGCGTGCTGCACGCGCTGCGCGGCCGGGTGCTCGCCGCGTGTGTCGGCCCGATCACCGCCGCGCCGCTGGAAGAGCTCGGCGTGGCGACCTCCATGCCGGGACGCGCCAGGCTCGGCGCACTGGCGAGGCACGTGGCCGAGGAATTGCCGCGGCGGGCCAATCGGATCTACGCCGCCGGGCACACGCTCAGCGTGCGCGGCGGCTGCGTCGTGGTCGACGGCGAGGTGCGCCAGCTGGCGCCCGCGCCGATGGCGCTGATGCGGTCGCTGGCCCGGCAGCCCGGCCGGGTCGTTTCCCGGGAGAACCTGCTCGCCGCCCTGCCCGGCGGCGGTGATGACACCCACGCCGTGGAGACCGCGATAGCCCGGCTGCGCGCCGGTTTGGGCGCACCCAAGGCGATTCAGACGGTGGTCAAGCGCGGCTACCGGCTGGCCCTCGACGCGTCCGAGTGCATCGACAACAACCCGCGGCCGGAGTTGTCCGGGCCGCAGGTTCCCGGCGCCGGTGCTCCGACGCGATACGTGCAGACCATGGGGACGTTGTGA
- the nirD gene encoding nitrite reductase small subunit NirD: MTVIDTPGIAAATATGWTQACRLDYLIPGRGVAVLLKGGRQAALFLLSDGTLYAVGNIDPFGRAAVMSRGIVGDRGGVPVVASPLLKQAFSLIDGRCLDDESALLPVYAVRVADGIVSISNEPVPGGLASSDG; the protein is encoded by the coding sequence ATGACCGTGATCGATACCCCCGGTATTGCCGCAGCTACCGCTACCGGCTGGACACAGGCGTGCCGGCTCGACTACCTGATCCCCGGCCGCGGCGTTGCGGTGTTGCTGAAAGGTGGCCGCCAGGCGGCCTTGTTCCTGCTGAGCGACGGCACGCTCTACGCCGTCGGCAATATAGATCCGTTCGGCCGTGCGGCGGTGATGTCGCGCGGCATCGTCGGCGACCGCGGCGGCGTCCCCGTCGTCGCCTCGCCGCTGCTGAAGCAGGCGTTCTCCCTGATCGACGGGCGCTGCCTGGACGACGAATCGGCGCTGTTGCCGGTATACGCGGTCCGCGTAGCCGACGGCATCGTTTCGATCTCCAACGAGCCGGTACCCGGCGGGCTCGCCTCTTCGGACGGATGA
- a CDS encoding DUF6875 domain-containing protein, with the protein MTDSHARSQIGARTGLAWRNVYDDPGEWARRNPDAAVLIRYLGDHLVQPHPELGRDGPVCPFVRHTMARHSLWAAVVPGGDEVTVEAMTAAVDDAFEVYRALRAEAGQDARMLTCVTSFPGLTRYATIDTVHLARKTAVVRQGLMLGQFYPGCGVSGLWNKDFHPLDAPLPMLVIRKMMNTDFPFLVERTEWLYSYLTQVAPDLPRRLRWSIAEHLKMTDVADDAITDLRVHSAGEHAR; encoded by the coding sequence GTGACCGACTCGCACGCGCGCTCGCAGATCGGTGCGCGCACCGGATTGGCGTGGCGCAATGTCTATGACGATCCAGGCGAGTGGGCGCGGCGGAACCCCGACGCCGCCGTCCTGATTCGCTACCTCGGCGACCATCTGGTCCAGCCGCATCCGGAGTTGGGCCGAGACGGGCCGGTGTGCCCCTTTGTCCGCCATACGATGGCGCGGCACAGTCTGTGGGCGGCCGTCGTGCCGGGTGGCGACGAGGTAACCGTCGAGGCCATGACCGCGGCGGTGGACGATGCCTTCGAGGTCTACCGCGCACTGCGGGCCGAGGCGGGGCAGGACGCCCGAATGTTGACCTGTGTCACCAGCTTTCCCGGCCTCACCCGCTACGCGACGATCGATACCGTGCACCTGGCGCGCAAGACCGCCGTGGTGCGGCAGGGGTTGATGCTCGGCCAGTTCTACCCCGGCTGCGGCGTATCCGGCCTGTGGAACAAGGACTTCCACCCCCTCGATGCCCCGCTGCCGATGCTGGTGATCCGGAAGATGATGAACACCGACTTCCCGTTCCTGGTCGAGCGCACGGAATGGTTGTACTCGTATCTCACGCAGGTGGCGCCCGACCTGCCCCGGCGCCTTCGCTGGTCGATTGCCGAACACCTGAAGATGACCGATGTCGCCGACGACGCCATTACCGACCTGCGCGTTCACTCGGCAGGCGAACACGCCCGGTGA